AAAGTATGGGGCTCCCTTGAGCCAATGGATGCCATGAAACATAAACATAGGAGCCAGACCATCAAACATTACATTTTGGTGGTTAACCCTGCACTGGAACTAATAGTTCAAGTAGCTGTAAACAGCTGACTGACGTAATTTGACCTGGAGGTCTCAGTAAGGAGTAAAACAATATATAGCGCTTACATTATGTAACAATATGGCTTTATATCATTGTTTTCCTCATAGATTAGAGGGCACTACCCTCCCTACGCTGCCCAGCAGGTCCCTCCCCGAGGATCTCATTTACCCACAGAGAATGTTAAAGACGCCACTTACCCACCAAATTTCTGAAAATGGATATATGTAGGCTCCCCTTCGTATGGTTTAAAGTCCACGCAAGATTTAAGTCGGAACATTTCAAAAGCCTTTAGTATAACAGACTTTGCATTcagatctataaaaaaaataaaaaaaaataaaaataacaattttggTATAATGGCATATATTCCAGGAAATCCAGCTCCAGTCATTCATGCCCCATCTCATACCCATGGAATACGACCTATAACCCTAAAGTCAATGTATTAAAAGGCTTACCTAAGTTATCTGCCAGTATGTAGGGGATTGGGAAGTTCCATCGGTAATAGTCATCACGTAGAGCATTGCGAGACTGAGGCTGATGGAAACAAAAGAGTTTATGACCATTACTTAATGTAATATAACATATTCTGGGATGTACAGTTGTACAAGGACTGCACTTACTGTTAACACAATGTCCCCTTCAAACAGGTCCAGTCCTGATTCTGAAAGAGAAGGTATTTGTGTTATTTACATCCACTGGATTTCCTATATAAGTACACTCCCTTCATCATCCCATAGGCACATTTTTTGGGACCTCAACCAGTGTTTATTTGACTTTTATGTTTCAAGCCCCTCTTAGAGGTCCACCTTTTGGCCAGAGTCTCCTTAACTAATAACATGATAAAAGATATAAGAATTCATTGCTTTTTCGGTAATTCCAACAATATGTTGAACAGTAAATACATATCAGCCCAAATGTTACCCCAATTGGCTTTCAAGTTGGGCTTTTAGGTgtatctagaccaggggtccacaaccctttttacctgtgaaccacattccaatgtaaaaagagttcaGGACAACAACAGCATGAAAaaatcctggggtgccaaataagggcaatgCTTGGCTATTTGGAAGTCgttatgtggattggcagcctaaatgaggctctttttgtttttttatgcaactaaaacttgccccaTGCCAGAAATTTAAaatgaagcacctgctttgaggccactgggagcaacatccaaaggggtcTGGGGAGAAACGTGTTGTTAATGAGCCACTggtggggatcactgatctagactaAGCACCCCCATGTCACTTCTTCAGGTGCCCCAGATGGGCCAGCTCCATTGTGTAGAAACTACAGAGTTAAAGGAAGTCTATACaatttttctcactaaattcTAGTTATATTCCcttatttttgctttaacaatTGCAATATTCAGTAGACATTTGTAAAGTGGAACTATttacagtacaagtatggaatctgttatccagaaagctccaaattacatttttaaaaatgattccctttttctgtgtaataataaaacagtatcttgtacttgatcccaactaagatataattaatccttattggaggcaaaaccagcctattgggtttatttaatgtttaaatcattttcttgattgaaattacggaaaggccccttatctggaaaacccaaagtCCAGAGCATCATGGCTAACATTGTATGTATGTGAGGTTATACCTGTTCTTGATATACACAAGCACTCAAATAAGTTTTATTCtacttttcatttactttttgaGCTATCGGTAGAGTATTACTGTGCTTTCTCAATATAACAAACCCAAGACTAAGTGGAGAATGAACAAACACAAGGACATTGGGCTTTGaaattaagggtcagatttatcagtggtcgaagtgaaaattcaactttcaaatttgaattttcagggtttttttatggccaaaattgttaaaattcaatttgaggttttttttataaaaaaaaaaatcaaatttcgagaTGTATCATACACTGGCATTTAAGAACTCGtattcaactattctccacctaaaacctcccgaattgctgttttagtcaatggaagacgtcctgggatcaatttggagttgtttgcagccctcctgaccttcaagttttttttcgagttcatgggagtttttaaaaactcacatgaactcaaaattcaacctttgataaatttgtaaaTGGAAAAACCTTCTTACCCAGATTGATTTGAGGAATATCCTCCCTTAGCTCCCCAGCATCGGCGTCATTCCCTGTGGGTATAAGAGATTCATATGTGTTATTATATAAGTAGAAATGACcaacaaaaactttaaatttgttttcaatcattacataccaagatttTTGGGTCTGTGGTTTAtctacaaagaaaaaatacaataatgatTCTTAAATCTTTGCAACCAATAAGAACCCTTCCACCCCAGCGAGAAATGTCTGTATTTGGGGATCGTTACTTACAGAGAGAGCAGTGATAGAGACAAAGAGGACAAGGAGGCAGCAGAGCCGGAGGGAACCCTGGAGACCCATCACTGCTGCATGGAGGTGGCACAATGACTTGGTTTCTCCCAGGCAGAGGGATAAGATCTACCTGAACTTTGTACGGTCTATCAGCGCTGGGTTAAAAAGTTTGGCTTTATGGAAGGAATCATTATAATAAAcaagattttattttgcacactgtcAATGACTTAATCTGTGGTTTAAAGGCCAAGAAGCAATAAATAACACACGGGCATCAGGTTTAACTACTTCATTATTAACAATCCTGCTGTCTTGAACATGAGAGTGATGTACAGCAAGAGCAACAAGGTATTCCCTAGGGCCCCCAGACTCACAAGGGGCCCCATAGCCTGAATATTATCATTAACATGAATATCATTTATACACAGGTGAGATTCCCAGCATAGCTGTGGGGATTAAAGTAAGTAggtgaaacattaataaaaaatggaatttattccAAAATAAAGTACACAAGAACATTTATGTTGGAATAGCTTTATCTGTTTCCTGGTATTTCTATAGGACTTCATCTCACCCAGCACTTTCCAAAGTAAGGGTTATGGAAaatcaaagggggttatttatcaaagtccgaatttatctcaatattttctgctacaaactccgatcaaatccactctggtttattctgcttatttattattacattttcgcgGAAATTTGCGTTgcgggaaaaatcagattttcacaaatttttcatctgaaatcttcagggtattgcacaaaaccataaaatcattgggacttctcccattgacttatatgcaacctcgacaggtctgagaagccagattttcagattctgacttttccatcctctgggtttaataaattgagaaaaatttgtgatttttttgtaaaagtcctattttatttttaaaaaaaatcagaatttttttgtaatttttgcatttggagtttggTAAATAACACCCTACTGGTATAGCTGGAGTTTTCCATATCCAACTGGCAGTGCCCCAAGAATATTGGGCTGCACCTCATGGTGCACTAGGCCACATCTGTGTTGGCTTTTTATAAAAGGATATTTTAAAGAGGGCCagatatccttaaaggagaaggatagggAGAAGGATAGGGAGATAGGGAGAAGgaagaaactcaggcaggaagtgatgtcacaccaagaaaatatggcagctgctatcctaaacaaacagagagcttctagaccTGTTTAataaggtatggtaaagcattttacagaataaatagtgttgcagcttgcactattgtggcttatctattggcaataaactgttttgctagctttccttctcttttaaagtagaaggaaaggttaaaactaagtaagccttatcagaaaggtccatctaaatataccagtaaacccccaaagtagtgctgctctgagtcccctgtcaaaagaaacactgcatttctttccttatattgtgtactcatgggcttctgtatcagacttcctgtcttcatctTAAActtccttgccctgggcaagagcatgctcagtttgctcctctccccccccccttctctgctgtaatctgagcccagagcagggagagactcaggcaggaagtgatgtcacaccacgttaatactgcagctcctatcctaaacaaacagagagtttctagagctttttactcaggtatggtaaaacattctacagaataaatatagcattctagcttgcactattgcagctaatctattggcaataaaatgcctccgtagctttccttctcctttaagttacccAATTATTATGCACAGCTTTTAATTAAAGTTGAAGAATaacctgcctccacactgttgctagggttcaacccctgggaattaaggtctcatcGGGAGCACTTTAATTGGGTAAAGTTCATAGTCAGAGAAACGGTGCCACTCACTTTACTGTAGTGTTACCGATGAAATCCCCATACATACTTTGAACACAATTACGTTTAGATCTTCAAGATCAgcatctgaaattgcatttgttttgttgtacagggtGAAATTTACACAAATTATGGGGCaaatgctgtattgtgggtaaCAAAACATGACAAATTGTCTCCAAGATGGCACTTTACATGTTGCAATTGTCAGTCCTCTAGTGAGTGCAACACTGGGACAGAGTTAGATATTCCAACACATAGGGAAGATAAAACATATACACATGGGGGCCTACTTActaaaaaactctaattaatcttatttttttcttaaaacgaAGTCGACCAACTCCCATCCATGAACTCATTTATCATTTTTCACGATATAGGAGCGAAAAAAAACTGCTGTGGCGATTGTAAGACCAACGCTCCCAAAACTAGACTTTATCAAATTATCTCTTAGGAAACACATTATTTATCGGACGAAAACCccaactttatcagattatccagtgcagatcaggatgtcaagaaacaacttcagggacatctgccattgacctcaacatgatctcgacaggtttgagacggagtattttcagattcagatttttagcaggtttggggtataataaattgcaaaaaatgtgggtttttatttttccacaaaaattttgagttttcccctaaaaaaaaacctcaactagaaaaaattgaggtttaataaatgggccccaaaaagTTTCTCCTTTATCTGAGATAACTTACAGTTGTAGTAGGACATGGAACATAATGTATCAATGATACTTGATGGTGATGTTATTAATAGAAGAGGAGGATAACAGATATAGGAAATTAGGTTTTTGTCTATATGGGAGGTATAATTTATGTATGACATCACTTCAATGAGTGATATCATCACATGTCCTAGGGATTTTAATGACTGATTAGCTTGTTACTATGATTGTACCTCTGCATTTGCAAAGGAGTTACAGATGACTACCTTATGTTTAATTggattgttaacctttaaattaacttttagtatgatgtagagagtgatattctgagacaatttgtaattggttttcattttttattatctgtggtttttgacttatttagctttttattcgctctacagtttgcaagtttagtaatctggttgctacagtccaaattcccctagcaaccatgcattgatttgaataagagactggaatatgaataggagaggcctgaatagaaagatcagaaatacaaagtagcaatagcaatatatttatagccttacagagcatttgttttttagatggggtcagtgacccccatttgaaagctgaaaagagtcagaaaaaataaatagcaatcGAAAAATCCTATGGTAGAGCTGAGGGGTTTTGTGAAAATATTGAGTTTTTACACACATAGCGAGAGCCGAGAGTGATtataaaaaacaactttattagtgtttgtatatactgtatatgttacaaaGAGGCAGTGCTGATATTATTCATGTGATGAAAGGATCAAACATGATgatgtttttgtgtgtttgttataAAACATTATGGGATTTTGTATCATACAAACGATTTCTTTGTATTCTTTTTCTTGAAACCAAACTCCAATAATAAAATTTGCTTatggaaataaatatattgaaatgtacaggtatcttttaattttttttttaatgatatagaACTAGATAAAAGGAAAGAACCATGTCAGTCAGTTATAATTATCCAGTCCCTCTAATCTGAATATATATACACCAAAGCTAAACCCCCTGCAGGTGTAGTTATGTGTGGTTtgagtgtacaggtatgggacctgatatccagattgctcgggacctgaggttttccagataacggatctttccataatttggatcttcatgccttaagggcagagacacacactgattcggggagattagtcgcccggtgacaaatttcctcttcttcagagcgactaatctcccagaactgcctccctaatcttcccgaatcgcagcgtgtgtctctgcccttagtctactagaaaatcatgtaaacattaaataaacccaataggctggttttgcttccaataaggattaattatatcttagttgggatcaagtacaagctactggtttattattacacagaaaaaggaaatcattgtatcTCTGGGTAGCAGGCACATTTGCTTTATTAAACTAAATAACAGCTAGTTATTATCCTCATAGAAAATGTAAGTGCTTGAAACAAACGGATGCACAATTCTCACACAGCTTTTCTGAGCAATTCACTTATTTTCAATTTCGCTTTCAAGATACTTTACtctattattataaaaacagcCCCACCCTCTGCATTTCAGATGACTGGACACAGTTGGTAGTCGCTTAAGTTGGTGAGAAGGGAAACACCTTGTGATGTTGCTGTACTCCGGGGAGCAGAGATGAGAATTCTTacatttctctggtcagttctaagcagagcaacatcacaagactttcctcttctGCCCTCATTTCTTACATAGATTATCCAGTAAGTCAAAATGAAAAGAAGTTGGTGCTGTTATCTCATATTCAGGCTAAAAACTGGtgatatcttgaaaactagaatgaattaatgtaaattgcaagagTGCTTAGAAGGCTTTAGGCTCCAAGTTTAGGTTAAAAGCTTTAGTTCTTCAGCTTCCCTGTGATTGTCTCAATTCTTGCTCCAGTGCACGAAGGAACAGACAATATTCTCCAGGTTTGCAGCCCTCTGTTCTTTGCTCCAGATTTATATTTTGCCTCATAAATACCAACCCTCACAAGTCATTTACCAACttaattgaaaacaaaaccagctgATAAACAGAAACTTTATGTTGTGGATAAGAAAAGAGATAagcccattaaagggatactgacatgatTTAACTACTATTTCCATGAATCCCATAGcctagggccttatttattaaaatctgaattgtttaaattaaaaaattctgaccaaactagaatcgattggaccttatttattattcaaaaatcacaatttaattggatcggacacaaacatgaaaaaatcaagtgaaaatccgaatcgctcgatttttttgggctttttcccaaaaacccacaatttttcggatttttgcccgaaaagtctgaaatagttgggttttcaagctaattccagtgcaaaccccagaaacttccaaataggatagggacctctccaatGGACTTACAtagaacctcggcaggtctgagatgctggattcaaaaattcaagggtttttttttccactaaaaatttggattcaataaatactttaataaataacccctgtaatgtTTTGGAGATTACAATTCTTTCCATTGCtgttaaaaatattgaattttgtacagccttacaggggtggttcacctttaaagaattgttcagtataaaaataaaaactgggtaaatagataggctatgcaaaataaaaaaaattctaatatagttagccaaaaatgtaatgtataaaggctggagtgactggatgtgtaacataatagccagaacactacttcctgcttttcagctttcttggtttccactgattggttaccaggcagtaaccaatcagagacttgagggggggcacatgggtcataactgttgcttttgaatctgagctgaatgctgaggatcaattgcaaactcactgaacagttatgtcccatgtggccccccttatagtcactgactaactcagagttagagagctgaaaagcaggaagtagagttctggctattatgttacacacacactcactccagcctttatacattacatgtttggctaaataattatattagaaacatttttttattttgcagttttttatttttatactgaactgttcttttaagttaacttttagtatattataaaatgggcaatcctagcaacttttcaattggtcttcattatttatttcttatagtttttgaaatatttgccttcttcttctgactctttccagctttcaaatgggggtcactgtccacatctaaaaaaacaaatgctctgcgaggataaaaaagtattgttattgctaattttaattactcatctattcaggcctctcctattcttattccagtctcttattcaaattaatgagtggttgctaggggaatttggaccctagcaaccaggtagctgaaattacaaactggagagctgctgaataaaaagctaaataactcaaaaaccacaaatgataaaaaataaaaaccaattgcaattgcaaaatgAGGGGAACCCCACACCTTCCACAGTTGTACTAGCAGTGTCCTCCCCAGTGTAATAGAGATATAAATGAAatcatgtcagtatccctttaagaggctcTTCAGGAGCTGTACATAAAGGAGTAGATGGTATACAAAGAAATACTGGCGCATACATAAGCACAAGATGGACAATGTTTGCACTGCTGGGTCTCTGGAAACAgacaggggttatttataaacactgggcaactttgcacctgggcagtaactcatggcaactaatcagatgattactttcagtgttcaacctacaaCTTGCTGAAAAATGctaatagctgattggttgctatgggttactgcccaggtgcaaatctgcccactgtttataagTGAGGCCCAGTGAATACTACTGAGAGCAACTTCTCTGACTCTTGTGCTATCCAAACACTTAGCCCCGAGTCCTATTTCAGAAtggtttgcttcaaataagggtTTTTTGGTGCAATTTATTAACACGGAGGTAAGTTAATACTAAAGGCTTCCAGTTGTAGTCGCACAGTTACTAGACTTGTTGCCCCATGCAATTGCTACTTGATCCCCTTCCGTTCTGTTGCACTTTTGGGAACAGCAGCTTTTCTTTGAATTATATCAGTTCTGGGAGGCTTGTGAAACAGCTGAGGGTCCTGATCTCTTGATTTAACAGATTTATTTCTTCTCTTTGATTGGATCTCCTGAATCTCCTTCTTCTTTGCCTCCCACTCTTCATCCAATTCATCCAAAGGGTTTCCCTCTGCTTCTGCTGTTTGTCGATACGCAGCACATTCTGCCTCTGCTCTGCAACGGGAAAGATCATAGTATAGAACCCACATTAATATCTTGTTTccttatactggtatgggatccgttatccagaaacccttatccagaaagttctgaattacggaaaggccgtctcccatagactccattttatccaaattttttaaaaaattatttcctttttctctgtaataataaaacagtagcttgtgcttgatcccaactaaaatataattaatccttattggaagcaaaaccagcctattgggtttattaaatgtttatatgaatttctagtagacttaaggtatgaagatctaaattacagaaataacccccaaagtgtaattgtttccatcttgccctgctgttgcTTATAGTACATTATTATACCTCCTACCACCTCACTAGCTGCTTTTGGAGCCCCACTATATATACGGCTCTGTCTCTTCTGTTTGCGACCCCTGTCAAATTATTCAAATGAAACTTACACTTCAAGTAACTTGACGCAGTCCTTATGTCCATATATCTCTGCTATTCTCCTGGGAGTATCTCCATGTAGATCAGACAGATCAATAGGAGCATGCAGGGAGTGCAGAGCCCTCAGAACACTAAGTTTCCCCGATTCTGCTGCAAAATGAGCTGCTGTCCACCCACTGTCAGTTCTCAAGCAAGGCCGGGCCCCGTATTCAATCAGCAGCTTGACTGTATCCGCTTGGCCTGCACATAAAGAGGAGAAAGAGACGGAAAACTTCATTATTCATCAAACGTGGATCAGTTACTGTCACATCAGTAGAACACACTGGGACACATAAAATTAGCATGTCCGGCAGAAGTGGGGCATTAGGAGCCCAGCAAACTTTGTGTGAAAGTCGACCCGAACCTGCCCACAACGTAAACCCAGGTCGtaccgcacatcactagttgccaaCTTTGTCAGTATCAAAATCTGGGCAAAGGGAAGGGCGATGATTTCAGAGGGGCAATTATGTAATGTCAGCGGGTGGAGTTGTGATTT
The genomic region above belongs to Xenopus laevis strain J_2021 chromosome 5L, Xenopus_laevis_v10.1, whole genome shotgun sequence and contains:
- the LOC108717218 gene encoding ankyrin repeat domain-containing protein 66, which translates into the protein MAEITELHQAAALGDYDLVSQILKKGLFDPNYKDGDWSDRTALHWAAAKGQADTVKLLIEYGARPCLRTDSGWTAAHFAAESGKLSVLRALHSLHAPIDLSDLHGDTPRRIAEIYGHKDCVKLLEVAEAECAAYRQTAEAEGNPLDELDEEWEAKKKEIQEIQSKRRNKSVKSRDQDPQLFHKPPRTDIIQRKAAVPKSATERKGIK